The sequence below is a genomic window from Tenacibaculum tangerinum.
GATATGGTTGATTATGCACGTGTTGGTTTGCACCCTTCATATTACACCATGAATGATGCTACAATGCTAAAAAAGGAAAAAGAACGCTTAGAGGCAATAACTAATATGCCAATTACACGTTCGAGACAACATTATTTAAGGGTTTCTATACCAGAAACGTATCAACAACTAATAGATTTAGAAATAGAAGAAGATTACTCAATGGGCTATGCAAGTCATGCGGGCTTTAGGGCAAGTACGTGTACTCCTTTTTATTTTTACGATTTGGATTTTGAAATTCAAACACCGTTAAAAATTTTTCCATTTGCTTTAATGGATTCATCATTAAGAGATTATATGAAGTTAACACCCAAGCAATCTTTAGGAAAGATTCGCGATTTAAAGAACGAGGTAAAGGCAGTAAACGGAACTTTTATAACCGTATTTCATAATGAAAGTTTGAGTAACTATTTGAGATGGAGAGGGTGGAATAGAGTGTATAATTCAATGCTTAAAATAGTAGCAAATGATTAGAGATAATACAGCAGTAAAACATATATTTTTTGATTTAGATCACACGCTGTGGGATTTTGATAGAAACTCTAAATTAACGTTTAAACGAATATTTGACGAACAAAATATACCTATTGTAATAGATGATTTTTTAGAAGTTTATCTTCCTGTAAACTTAAAGTACTGGAGGTTGTATAGAGAAGATAAAATTGAAAAAAATGCGTTGCGTTATAGCAGACTTAAAGAAACTTTTGATTGTTTAAATTATACTATTTCTGATGATTTAATCGATAAAATATCAACAGATTATATAGATTACTTACCTAATTTTAATTATTTATTTAAGGATGCTTTAGAGGTTTTGAATTATTTAGAAGGTAAATATCAGTTGCACATTATTACCAATGGTTTTGAAGAAGTTCAAAATTTGAAGCTGAAAAAATCAGGTATTCGTCAGTTTTTTAAGCAAATTATAACCTCTGAATCTGTGGGAGTAAAAAAACCTAATCGTTTGGTCTTTGAATATGCTCTAAAAGTAGCAGATGCCCAAGCCCACGAGTCTGTTATGGTAGGAGATAGTTATGAGGCAGATATCGTAGGAGCACTCAATTCTGGGTTAAATGCGATACATTTTACTAATGAAATACAGAATAATGAAGTGCTAAGCATAGCTCACTTAACCGATTTAAAAAAATATTTATAAGTTTATAAAAAGGAAATCATATAGAATCAAGATATAAAAATGAAAAAAGTACTTTTAATAGTGTTCTTCGTAACTACTGCAAGTTTTGCGCAAAAAAATATCAATAATTATAAATATGTAATTGTTCCGATTAAATTTGATTTTGTTAAAGAAAAGAATAAATACTTAACAAGTTCATTAACAAAATTTTTATTTAACAAATACGGGTTTACCGCTTTTTTAGATGAGGAAGAACTTCCTGATGAATTAGCAAATAACAGATGTTTAGCTTTAACAGGAACAGTAAAAGATAATTCTAATATGTTCACCACGAAGAGTATCATTGAATTGAGAGATTGCCATAATAATGTAGTGTATACATCGCAAGTAGGAAAGAGCAAAGAAAAAGAGTATAAAAAGGCATATCACGAAGCTATTCGGAATGCTTTTAAGTCGGTGCAAGGGCTAGGTTATAAATACATTCCAAAAGCAGAAGAGACAACTATAGTTACAGCAACTCCAGTGAAAGTGGTTGAGGTGCCTACAACAGCGATTATTAAAAATGGGCCTGTAGAGATTGTTGAAAAAGAAGATAAATTAAACGTCTTATATGCACAGTCGATACCTAATGGATTTCAGTTGGTTAATATGAAACCAGTAGTTGTTTTTGTTGTACTAAAAACGAGTGTAAAAAATGTTTTTATTCTTAAAAATAAAAATGGGATTTTATATCAAAATGGCACTTCTTGGTTTGCTGAGTATTATGAGAATGACAGTAAAATTACTAAAGAATATCAAGTGAAATTTTAAAATGAGAATTGAAAAGGAGAGCTAAGTAGGCTCTCTTTTTAATACTTGTATTTATCTTTCCAACGCTGTTTTAGTAATTCTCTAAATTGGTTTTCTCTAGCGTTATTACCAGGTTCGTAAAGTTTGGTGTTTTTGATTTCATCGGGTAAAAACTCTTGATTTACAAAATTACCAGCGTAGTTATGAGAATAGAGGTACTCTTTTCCATAATCTAAATCTTTCATCAATTTTGTAGGCGCATTCCTCAAGTGCAAAGGAACTGATAAATCTCCTGTTTTTTTTACTAAATTTTGTGCCTCTCCAATAGCCATATAAGAGGCATTGCTCTTAGGAGAATTTGCTAAATATACCGCACACTGACTTAAAATAATCCTAGATTCTGGGTAGCCAATTACCGAAACTGCTTGAAAGGTATTGTTGGCTAAAATCAATGCTGTAGGGTTTGCATTACCAATATCTTCTGAAGCAGCAATTAACATTCTACGAGCAATAAACTTAACATCTTCGCCACCTTCAATCATTCTCGCCAACCAATATACCGCCCCGTTTGGGTCGCTACCTCTGATAGATTTTATAAAAGCAGAAATAATGTCGTAATGCTGTTCACCAGTTTTGTCATACCGAACCGTGTTTTTCTGAATTTTAGCTAATACCAATTCATTTGTAATTTCTACTTCATCCTCTGCAGCGACTAACAATTCAAAAATATTTAAAAGTTTTCGTGCGTCGCCACCAGATACTTGAAGTAACGCATCTGTTTCTTTTAAATTAATTTTTTTCTGAGAAATGATTTCATCTTTTTCTATAGCACGATGTAATAATGCAATTAGATCGTTTTTATCAAAAGAATTTAAAATGTATACTTGGCAGCGAGAGAGTAGGGCAGGGATTACTTCAAAACTAGGGTTTTCTGTGGTAGCACCTATTAAAGTAACCCATCCTTTCTCTACAGCACCTAATAAAGAGTCTTGTTGTGACTTGCTAAAACGATGAATTTCATCAATAAATAAAATAGGATTTTTCTGTGTAAATAATCCACCACTTTTCTTTGCCTTTTCAATTACTTCACGAACATCTTTTACCCCAGAACTAATGGCACTTAAGGTGTAAAATGGGCGACCAGACTCGTTCGCAATAATAGTTGCTAAAGTGGTTTTACCAATTCCTGGAGGTCCCCATAAAATTAAGGAAGGAATAATTCCTTGTTTTATATGATTGGTTAAAATTCCATTTTCGCCTACTAAATGTTGCTGACTAATATAATCGCTTAAGTTTTTTGGGCGAATTCTTTCTGCCAAAGGTTGATTCATATGGTAAAAGTAGTAAAGATTTATGACAGAACTTCAGAAATATCATTTTGGATTTATTTTTGTTAGTTTAAAAAATTATGAATACAGATCAACACTTAAAATTTTCTCCCTCTATTTTCACGCTACCCTTGCTATTTGTTTTTGCAATATGGTTTATATATTGGTTGGAGATTAAATTTGGATGGAATTTTAACAAATTTGGAGTCTTTCCAAGAAATTTTAGTGGTTTAAAAGGTGTTTTTTTCTCTCCTTTTATTCATAGTGATACCAAGCATCTTTTTAATAATTCAGTTCCCTTATTTGTATTATCAGCGTGTCTTTTTTACTTTTATAAAGAAATGTCATTCAAAGTTTTAATTTATGGAGGTATTATAACCGGATTATTAACTTGGATAATTGCTCGTGAATCCTATCATATCGGTGCAAGCGGAATTGTGTATTTACTTTTTAGCTTTGTACTTTTTAGTGGAATTATAAAGAAAAATTACCGATTGGTGGCAGTTTCTTTTATCACTATTTTTTTATATGGAAGTATGATATGGTATGTATTTCCAATTAAAGAAGGCATGTCATGGGAAGGGCATTTGTCTGGATTACTAACGGGTTTTGCTTTAGCACTCTTTTATCGAAAAAAAGGAATCGTACAAGAAAAGTTTGAGTTCTCTCAAACAGCGTTCGACACTATGTTTGATGACGAAGGAAACTATATTCCACCTGTATTAGAAGAAGAGATCGAGTTACAAGAAATCAAATACAATTACATTTATAAAGAAGAAGAATAAAAAGTTTTTTGCTTTCTACAGTAAACGTTGTCTAACAGTTTCATACAAAAATGCACCGCAAGCTACAGAAACATTCAGTGATTCAATTTCACCTAACAATGGCAGTTTAGCTTTGTAATCTGCCATTTTTAGTACTGAGTTACTTACTCCTTTGTGTTCAGAACCCATTACAATAGCAATAGGTTGATTAAAATCAACATCGAAAACAGAATCTTCGGTTTTTTCAGTAGCCGCAGCTAATTTAATGTCAGCAGCTTTCAGTTGAAAAATAGCATCTTTAATATGGTCTACTTTGCAAATAGGTACTTTAAAGGCAGCACCAGCAGATGTTTTAATCGTTTCAGCATTTACAGGAGCACTACCACTTTTTTGAATGATAATTCCATTTACACCTGTACATTCGGCAGTTCGTATAATAGCACCAAAGTTTCTTACGTCTGATATTTGATCAAGTAATAGGAATAAAGGAGTACTGTCTGATTCTAATGCTTCTTCAATTAAGCTTTCTAAATCATAAAACTCAATAGGAGAGATCTTAGCAACAGCACCTTGATGGTTGTTATGTTTAGACAAGCGATCTAATTTCTCAGTAGGAACGACACTGGTTGATATTTTATTTTTCTTAAGAAGTTTATCCAATTGAAAAAACAGCTCTCCTCGTAAGCCTTTTTGAAGATATACTTTGTTAATTGATGCACCACTTTCTATAGCTTCAATAATTGCTCTAATACCAAAAATGTTTGTGTTTTGTTCCATGCTGCAAATGTAGTTGATTTTATGAGATAAAAAAACCACCTCGTGAAGAGGTGGTATAAGTTTTACTTTTAAACAATTTTAGTATTAATTTGTGTCAAAATCTGTTGATTCTGAAGAGCCAAAGTCTCCTCCTCCAGAAGCTTTAACTGAACCGCCAATAGTAAGAGTGTAAGTTCCGTTTGCAGGATAACTTAAACCGTCTCCATAACTATCTTTAATGGTAAAGGTAAATGTTCTACCAGCACACAAAGTTATAGGTACAGAAGCAGTAGCCTGACCATCGCTATAGGTTTCTACATCAGCAGAGGCTACAACACCACCTTCAGAGTCTAATATTTCCCAGCTAGTTTCACTACCATATCCATCAAAAACAATATCTAATGTTCCTGATACTTCATTACAATTTTGAATATAACCAATAGTGGTAGATCCACCATTAGAAAGTCCCTCTTCACCATCAAAATTTAAAACTAATTTGTTTACACTAATGCCTAAATTAACATCAGATAGCTGAACAGACAAAGTTCCTTCATTTTGATTTGCAGGAATTGTTACAGAGCTAGGTACACTATAGGAACCAGCATCGGCATTAGTTGCATCCATATCTACAGAAACTCCAAAAGTTCTATCAGAACTTGTAATGTTTGCCGTATATACAGTAATATCATAGGTAGTAGTAGCACCAACATCTACACTAGTAGAGTAAGATGGCTTACCGAACGTTACATAATTTGTATTTAAAGGTTCAACTTCATCATCACAGCTACTTAAAGAAAAACTAGCAACGATAGCTAGAAATAATAATTTTATATTTTTCATAATTATTAACTTTATGTTAGTTATTAATCAAAGTAGAAAAAACACTATTTCTGATAATTAGAAATAGTGTTTCTAATATCTTTATTGGTTTTGATCTGAGACAAAAGGATTGTTTTGAATTTCAGATTCTGGAATTTCAAAAGTCAATCTCTCATCATTATACTGTATCGGTACACCTACAAAAGAAAGGTGATTAGAACCTCTGGTAATTGTAGCTTTATTACGCTTCATAGCTAAGTAGCTCTTACCTTCTCCCCATAATTCTATACGAGTTTGTAAGTAAATTTCATCTAATAAAGACTGACCACCCAGTGCATCTATATAAGAAGCATCAGGAACTCTTGTTGCTACAAAGTTTTTCAACATAGTTTTAGCAGTACCCTCAGCGCCAGATTTTGCAGCAGCTTCGGCAGCCAATAAGTGCATTTCAGCTACACGCATGTAAACATAGTCTGCTTGTACAGTTTGTGAAGCTCCATATCTCTGTCTGTTTTCATCATAAAACTTAAACAATGGCATTAAGTGTTCACCAAAAGAAGTATTATTAAAAAACTGACCTTTTCTAACATCATCAGCAGGTATGGCATCAAATAAAGACTGATCAATAGATTTAAAATCACCAAAGGCTGGATAGCTATAACTATAATAGTCCATTTGTCCCCACCATGATATTAAACCTAATCCAATTTCAGTATTCAAATCAACACCCCACATCCACCCTGATGTGGCTAAGTTATTAAAACCTCCTGTTAATTCTCCACCTTGCATTAAAGTATAGGCTCCTCCATTTACAACAGCAGCAGCATGTGTGTATGCATCACCATATTCTCCTTTAGCTGCCAACACATAGGCGTATACAGCGTGAGCAATATCTTGATTTATTTCTGTTTTGTTTGATCTATTAAAACCTTCAAGTAAAGTAATAGCATCTTTCAAATCACCTTCGATTAAAGTATAGATTTCTTCAGCACTTACTTTTGGACCATTCTTTTCTGTTGAATTTCTATAGATAGGCAATATCAACTCAGAAGGATTGTATTCTTTCTGAAAGAATTGGGTTAAGTAAAAATAAGAGTGAGCTCTCAATGTTTTTGCTTGACCCATGATGTATTTATTTTCATCACTCTCAGGAATAACGTCCATTCCACCTAAACCATCGATAACCTGATTACAAGCTCTTATTATTCTGTAGTAGTATCTCCAAACTTGATAATTGTCAAGAAAAGTGAAATCACTAGGTCCTTGAAATTCAGTAATGCTGGCTCTATACCATCCGTATACACTTTGACTCAAAGCCATATCACCAGATAGCATGTCTCCAAAAATATCATATGCTTTTTGACCAAAATCATCATGTCCACCAGTACCCCCAGTTTCTGTCTGGAATGTTAAAGAATAAACACCCGTCATCAAAGCATTAGTTACTTCAGGGTCAATAGCTATAGCTTCTTCCAGCTGAACTGAAGATAAAGTTTCAGTTCCTTCTTTTATAGGATCATCTAAAAAATCATCACCACAACCATACCCTAAAAAAAGTAAGGAAGATAGTAAACTTAATTTTATTATATTATTTCTCATTGTAAATATTGTTTTAAAATTTAACTCTAACACCTAAAGTAAGGGTAGACATAGGTGCATATAATCTTCTTCCTGAGTTTCCTGATTCTCTTGTGTTGGGCAAGAAACCTTCACGAGCAGTATTCATGTATAAATTATCTCCAGTAAGTGAGATATTCACCATGTCAACACCTGAGTTTTCGATAAATCGAGCAGGAATGGTGTATCCTAAACTGATATTATTTAAAGCAAGATAATCTGTACTAGTTAAAAATCTTGTAGAACCAGAAGTTGAATTTTGGTCTGTACCATCAGCCAATCTAGGCACATCAGTAATATCCCCAGGGTTTCTCCATCTATTAACTATGTCTTTGTGAAAATTATTACCAACTGCACCAAAACGGTCAGCCATTAATTCAGCATACTGTCCATCATAAGCATAACCACCTAAACTATACGTAAACTGAGAAGATAAGTTGAAATCTCCTAATCTAGCAGCTAATCTAAAGGCACCTCTAACATCTGGAATTAATGATTTGTTAGCGTATACCTCAGTTGCGTTTGAATATGTTTTAGTAACGGCTTTTTTGATATTAGCATCTGGTACTCTTTGCTCATATTCTACTATTGAACCTGTTTGATTTGTGTTGTTACCGTTATCATCAGGAATAGCAAAACCAGCCTCTCCAGCATCTAAAACTCCATTGTCATTTTTGTCATCATAATATTGATACCACATTGGAGCACCATCGGCAGGGTCAACCCCAGCCCACTCTCTCATGTAAAAATCATAGATAGACCTACCAACAGAATATCCGTAATTTCCATTTGAATTATCTAAATACTTTTCTGCTCCTGTGGCAGGGTCAACAGGCATTCTTGTGATTTCATTACTTGCAACCTCACCGTTAACAGATAAATCTAGTGCAAATCTTTCTTTTTTGATTAAGTGTCCTGTTAATTGAAATTCTAAACCAGCGTTTAGCAGTTCTCCATCATTTACTGTGATGATAGCAATACCTTGCGAAGGACCAACCCTTCT
It includes:
- a CDS encoding polysaccharide deacetylase family protein, which gives rise to MVDYARVGLHPSYYTMNDATMLKKEKERLEAITNMPITRSRQHYLRVSIPETYQQLIDLEIEEDYSMGYASHAGFRASTCTPFYFYDLDFEIQTPLKIFPFALMDSSLRDYMKLTPKQSLGKIRDLKNEVKAVNGTFITVFHNESLSNYLRWRGWNRVYNSMLKIVAND
- a CDS encoding YjjG family noncanonical pyrimidine nucleotidase, whose product is MIRDNTAVKHIFFDLDHTLWDFDRNSKLTFKRIFDEQNIPIVIDDFLEVYLPVNLKYWRLYREDKIEKNALRYSRLKETFDCLNYTISDDLIDKISTDYIDYLPNFNYLFKDALEVLNYLEGKYQLHIITNGFEEVQNLKLKKSGIRQFFKQIITSESVGVKKPNRLVFEYALKVADAQAHESVMVGDSYEADIVGALNSGLNAIHFTNEIQNNEVLSIAHLTDLKKYL
- a CDS encoding replication-associated recombination protein A; the protein is MNQPLAERIRPKNLSDYISQQHLVGENGILTNHIKQGIIPSLILWGPPGIGKTTLATIIANESGRPFYTLSAISSGVKDVREVIEKAKKSGGLFTQKNPILFIDEIHRFSKSQQDSLLGAVEKGWVTLIGATTENPSFEVIPALLSRCQVYILNSFDKNDLIALLHRAIEKDEIISQKKINLKETDALLQVSGGDARKLLNIFELLVAAEDEVEITNELVLAKIQKNTVRYDKTGEQHYDIISAFIKSIRGSDPNGAVYWLARMIEGGEDVKFIARRMLIAASEDIGNANPTALILANNTFQAVSVIGYPESRIILSQCAVYLANSPKSNASYMAIGEAQNLVKKTGDLSVPLHLRNAPTKLMKDLDYGKEYLYSHNYAGNFVNQEFLPDEIKNTKLYEPGNNARENQFRELLKQRWKDKYKY
- a CDS encoding rhomboid family intramembrane serine protease, whose protein sequence is MNTDQHLKFSPSIFTLPLLFVFAIWFIYWLEIKFGWNFNKFGVFPRNFSGLKGVFFSPFIHSDTKHLFNNSVPLFVLSACLFYFYKEMSFKVLIYGGIITGLLTWIIARESYHIGASGIVYLLFSFVLFSGIIKKNYRLVAVSFITIFLYGSMIWYVFPIKEGMSWEGHLSGLLTGFALALFYRKKGIVQEKFEFSQTAFDTMFDDEGNYIPPVLEEEIELQEIKYNYIYKEEE
- the rlmB gene encoding 23S rRNA (guanosine(2251)-2'-O)-methyltransferase RlmB, giving the protein MEQNTNIFGIRAIIEAIESGASINKVYLQKGLRGELFFQLDKLLKKNKISTSVVPTEKLDRLSKHNNHQGAVAKISPIEFYDLESLIEEALESDSTPLFLLLDQISDVRNFGAIIRTAECTGVNGIIIQKSGSAPVNAETIKTSAGAAFKVPICKVDHIKDAIFQLKAADIKLAAATEKTEDSVFDVDFNQPIAIVMGSEHKGVSNSVLKMADYKAKLPLLGEIESLNVSVACGAFLYETVRQRLL
- a CDS encoding RagB/SusD family nutrient uptake outer membrane protein — its product is MRNNIIKLSLLSSLLFLGYGCGDDFLDDPIKEGTETLSSVQLEEAIAIDPEVTNALMTGVYSLTFQTETGGTGGHDDFGQKAYDIFGDMLSGDMALSQSVYGWYRASITEFQGPSDFTFLDNYQVWRYYYRIIRACNQVIDGLGGMDVIPESDENKYIMGQAKTLRAHSYFYLTQFFQKEYNPSELILPIYRNSTEKNGPKVSAEEIYTLIEGDLKDAITLLEGFNRSNKTEINQDIAHAVYAYVLAAKGEYGDAYTHAAAVVNGGAYTLMQGGELTGGFNNLATSGWMWGVDLNTEIGLGLISWWGQMDYYSYSYPAFGDFKSIDQSLFDAIPADDVRKGQFFNNTSFGEHLMPLFKFYDENRQRYGASQTVQADYVYMRVAEMHLLAAEAAAKSGAEGTAKTMLKNFVATRVPDASYIDALGGQSLLDEIYLQTRIELWGEGKSYLAMKRNKATITRGSNHLSFVGVPIQYNDERLTFEIPESEIQNNPFVSDQNQ